A genome region from Pseudomonas anguilliseptica includes the following:
- a CDS encoding AAA family ATPase: MSNSKIVPLTNVGLLASAIDRAVQRPRGLPGLVVMYGPTGLGKSVAAAYAANMHRAYYVECRDTWTKKAFLLAILRDMGIVPGRTLSEMVDQIAEQLSRSGRPLIVDDVQYLLDKAAANVLTDLYNASQGTIVLIGEERVPASLSKLERLDSRVLEWVPAQPATVEDMQQLARASYPHVTMADDLLAALQSEVKGCLRRVAVNLYRVHNEAQAMGLDSIDLATWGKRDWFTGQAPTRRAA, from the coding sequence ATGAGCAACTCTAAAATCGTACCTTTGACCAATGTGGGCCTGCTGGCCAGCGCCATCGACCGTGCCGTGCAGCGTCCACGCGGCCTGCCTGGTTTGGTTGTGATGTATGGCCCAACCGGTTTGGGCAAAAGCGTGGCGGCGGCCTATGCCGCCAACATGCACCGCGCCTACTACGTCGAGTGCCGCGATACCTGGACGAAAAAAGCCTTTCTGCTGGCCATCCTGCGCGACATGGGCATCGTTCCAGGCCGCACCCTGAGCGAGATGGTTGACCAGATCGCCGAGCAGCTCAGCCGTAGTGGTCGCCCACTGATTGTTGATGACGTGCAGTACCTCCTCGACAAAGCCGCCGCCAACGTACTGACCGATCTGTACAACGCCAGCCAGGGCACCATTGTGCTGATTGGTGAAGAGCGTGTGCCCGCCAGCCTGTCCAAGCTGGAGCGCCTAGACAGCCGGGTGCTGGAATGGGTGCCAGCGCAGCCCGCTACCGTTGAAGACATGCAGCAGCTTGCCCGCGCCAGTTACCCGCACGTAACCATGGCCGACGACCTGCTAGCCGCGCTGCAAAGTGAGGTTAAAGGTTGCCTACGCCGCGTAGCGGTCAACCTGTACCGCGTCCACAACGAAGCCCAGGCCATGGGGCTGGACAGCATCGACCTTGCCACCTGGGGTAAGCGCGATTGGTTTACCGGCCAAGCCCCGACTCGGAGGGCTGCTTGA
- a CDS encoding Mu transposase C-terminal domain-containing protein: MIERPHKTILVRLAKTYDSYIGADMDKDAATRVHRLSRKQLTQGIQPTQIPTFATFFADLQNALDVYNHNPNRGLPKVRDLDTGLMRHQSPMDSWKSAQADGWEPLKADADVVASLVRPQVVRTTNRAEVRIFGGIYFLRELEEFHGEEVRVAYDFRDASRVWVHTLDGDLIGEALLGGNASQAMPQSLLDKAGEKREKNQLARIVKKAKTLTGQDVELRVVPKAAKPADLTLEQLEEARTYAALAMEKQDAQFQVPGDAMARYRLWEKLDGRQAAGGELTDDEARWHANYPKHQDFKSIQRMYEFADEQARA, translated from the coding sequence GTGATCGAGCGCCCACACAAAACCATCCTGGTACGCCTGGCCAAGACCTACGACAGCTACATCGGTGCCGACATGGATAAGGACGCGGCCACCCGCGTGCATCGTTTGTCGCGCAAGCAACTGACTCAGGGCATTCAGCCAACACAGATACCCACCTTTGCGACGTTCTTCGCCGATCTGCAGAACGCCTTGGACGTCTACAACCACAACCCGAACCGGGGCTTGCCGAAAGTCCGCGACCTGGACACCGGACTGATGCGCCACCAAAGCCCGATGGATTCCTGGAAGTCCGCGCAGGCCGATGGCTGGGAGCCACTCAAGGCCGATGCAGACGTGGTGGCCAGCCTGGTGCGGCCGCAGGTGGTACGCACCACCAACCGCGCAGAAGTGCGCATCTTTGGGGGCATCTACTTCCTACGCGAGCTGGAAGAGTTCCACGGCGAAGAGGTGCGTGTCGCTTACGACTTCCGAGATGCCAGCCGCGTTTGGGTGCACACCCTCGACGGCGACTTGATCGGGGAGGCCTTGTTGGGCGGCAACGCCAGTCAAGCCATGCCGCAGAGCTTGCTGGATAAAGCCGGCGAGAAGCGCGAGAAGAACCAACTGGCGCGCATCGTCAAGAAGGCTAAGACCCTGACCGGGCAGGACGTCGAGCTGCGTGTAGTGCCAAAGGCAGCGAAACCCGCCGATCTGACACTTGAGCAGCTTGAAGAAGCTCGCACCTACGCGGCTCTGGCAATGGAAAAACAGGATGCTCAGTTCCAAGTGCCCGGCGATGCCATGGCCCGCTACCGCCTTTGGGAAAAGCTCGATGGCCGCCAGGCCGCTGGCGGCGAACTGACCGACGACGAAGCCCGCTGGCACGCCAACTACCCCAAACACCAAGACTTCAAATCAATTCAACGCATGTATGAATTCGCGGACGAACAGGCCCGCGCTTGA
- a CDS encoding IS630 family transposase has product MARPAAPFFLSPSDADMLQGWLRMGSLPQSIGQRARILLLLANGLTPKEISEQLQVSAPVVFKWRKRYQETGLEGLSDLRRSGAPRKLNEAKIKEILTLTTQRVPREATHWSLRLMAKYAGVSIWQVAQVWAAADLKPHRLKTFKISNDPHFADKVVDVVGLYLNPPDNALVLSVDEKTQIQALDRTQPMLPLKPGQIERRTHDYKRHGTASLYAAFDILTGKVIGRITQRHRAKEFLEFLRQIDRSTPAELDLHVILDNSSTHKTAAVREWLEKHPRFKLHFTPTSASWLNAVEGWFAQLERRALYRDAFSSVADLRAAIRRFIEAHNEHSAKPFRWSKTAESIISSVHRAKLAVIRNELLD; this is encoded by the coding sequence ATGGCCCGGCCAGCAGCCCCATTCTTCTTGAGTCCCAGTGATGCCGACATGCTGCAAGGCTGGTTACGCATGGGATCGCTGCCTCAGAGCATCGGCCAGCGGGCCAGAATTCTGTTGCTGCTGGCCAACGGTCTCACGCCCAAGGAGATCAGCGAGCAGCTGCAAGTCTCTGCGCCAGTGGTCTTCAAATGGCGTAAACGCTACCAGGAGACCGGTCTGGAGGGGCTGAGTGACCTGCGGCGCAGTGGAGCGCCTCGCAAGCTCAACGAAGCGAAGATCAAGGAAATCCTGACGCTGACGACCCAGCGAGTCCCGCGCGAAGCTACCCACTGGAGCCTACGGTTGATGGCCAAGTACGCTGGGGTCAGCATCTGGCAGGTCGCACAGGTGTGGGCTGCTGCCGACCTCAAGCCGCACCGGTTGAAAACCTTCAAGATCAGTAACGACCCGCACTTTGCAGACAAAGTGGTCGATGTCGTCGGGCTCTATTTGAATCCGCCCGACAACGCCCTGGTGCTATCTGTTGACGAAAAAACACAGATCCAGGCGCTGGACCGCACACAGCCCATGCTGCCGCTCAAGCCCGGGCAGATTGAGCGGCGGACGCATGACTATAAGCGCCACGGTACGGCCAGTCTGTACGCAGCCTTTGACATCCTGACGGGTAAGGTCATCGGCCGTATCACCCAGCGGCACAGGGCCAAGGAGTTTTTGGAGTTCCTTCGACAGATCGACCGCAGCACTCCCGCCGAGCTGGACCTGCATGTAATTCTGGACAACAGCTCGACTCACAAGACCGCTGCCGTCAGGGAATGGCTGGAGAAGCATCCCCGTTTCAAGCTGCACTTCACACCGACCAGCGCCTCGTGGCTGAACGCCGTGGAGGGCTGGTTTGCGCAACTGGAAAGACGGGCGCTTTATCGTGATGCCTTCAGCAGCGTGGCTGACCTGAGAGCGGCGATACGTCGCTTCATTGAGGCTCATAACGAACATTCGGCTAAGCCGTTCCGCTGGAGCAAAACGGCTGAGTCGATTATCAGCTCCGTGCATCGAGCAAAGCTGGCTGTAATTCGGAATGAGTTATTGGATTAA